The Pyxidicoccus trucidator genome includes a region encoding these proteins:
- a CDS encoding putative metal-binding motif-containing protein, which yields MRPLILGAMLVLGACSVPRLEELLSERSVQAEVSFNFRAGCITVLARDKEAPDKSSITRFDVLARAPSQRRIDTEILRGADWGRTLEIISTAHEQSCTGPVVASDTRTVTLGGEGVQTVAFTLSAVDADDDGFVLTAGGGTDCADNDATITQRRFYRDGDGDGYGAGAAVLGCAVPAQHVALAGDCDDTTTERAPGRSELCDGIDNDCAGGVDNGLQLSDFYLDADRDGVGAGTVVRACSAPQHHVVSSNDCDDTDAARRPGLSETCDDKDNDCDGSADEGLSVSTYYRDVDDDGFGRTSDSRQKCNQPDGYAASGGDCDDGVSAVNPGAQETCNDIDDNCAGGVDEGFNKTWHRDADGDNFGVQAAPVLGCTRPAGYVAPTATFDCNDDASAVSPGVTELCNDVDDNCVGGVDEPFTSGATRKGATCGAPCTGVYVCNLAQSATTCNAPAATNYYTDADGDGDGAITATAQVVCPSQPVPLNTAPRNTDCNDTDRHNKGNGTEVCDQRDNDCNSTADDGTVCMGAGWRELTDTAVTGRDWNTVAINKDSTTGYPVWIAGAGGALARRSSASGTFTSFDGACGTTAWNAAWVHSDGSVFLAGSGGRVAQHDGTTCTQSRPLTDASNATGIIGFEGSGTLLYVVNESGQLHSWTSGSAPVLVDDNSTIYRDVHGVDGTRLLIGGQEDVGNRSPRIETYTGGADTSNMTVPGSPQTSIRSVWMVSSALAYAVGEGNNVVVWQGGTGWSAVTPPAVVAFTGVCAPDRSSVYVTDAVGVIRRFTGPPSNQWLTLHTASPAGELRDIALVTPASIWAVGPGGRVIHFPELP from the coding sequence ATGCGGCCGTTGATCCTGGGGGCAATGCTGGTGCTTGGCGCCTGCTCCGTGCCAAGGCTGGAAGAGCTTCTCAGCGAGCGCTCCGTCCAGGCGGAGGTTTCCTTCAACTTCAGGGCTGGGTGCATCACGGTGCTCGCTCGGGACAAGGAGGCTCCCGACAAGTCAAGCATCACCCGCTTCGACGTGCTGGCTCGCGCACCTTCGCAAAGAAGAATCGACACCGAAATCCTGCGAGGTGCCGACTGGGGCCGGACGCTGGAAATCATCTCCACGGCGCACGAGCAGTCATGTACCGGACCCGTGGTGGCGAGTGACACGCGGACCGTGACGCTGGGCGGAGAGGGCGTGCAGACGGTGGCCTTCACGCTGAGCGCAGTGGACGCAGACGACGACGGCTTCGTGCTCACGGCGGGTGGCGGCACCGACTGCGCCGACAACGACGCAACCATCACGCAGCGACGCTTCTACCGGGACGGGGATGGAGACGGCTACGGCGCGGGCGCGGCGGTGCTGGGGTGCGCGGTGCCAGCCCAGCATGTGGCCCTGGCCGGCGACTGCGACGACACGACCACCGAGAGAGCGCCAGGAAGGTCCGAGTTGTGCGACGGGATCGACAACGACTGTGCCGGCGGCGTCGACAACGGCTTGCAACTGTCCGACTTCTACCTGGATGCGGACCGGGACGGGGTGGGGGCGGGAACGGTGGTCAGGGCCTGCTCCGCGCCGCAGCACCATGTTGTCTCCAGCAATGACTGCGATGACACCGACGCCGCGCGCAGGCCCGGGCTGTCCGAGACGTGCGACGACAAGGACAACGACTGCGACGGCTCTGCCGACGAGGGGCTGTCGGTGAGCACGTACTACCGGGATGTGGACGATGACGGCTTCGGCAGGACGTCGGACTCGCGGCAGAAGTGCAATCAACCGGATGGGTACGCGGCGAGCGGCGGGGACTGTGATGACGGCGTGAGCGCCGTGAACCCCGGTGCTCAGGAGACGTGCAACGACATCGACGACAACTGCGCTGGCGGCGTGGATGAGGGCTTCAACAAGACGTGGCACCGGGACGCGGACGGGGACAATTTCGGAGTCCAGGCGGCCCCGGTGCTCGGCTGCACGAGGCCCGCGGGCTACGTGGCGCCGACCGCCACCTTCGACTGCAACGACGACGCGAGCGCGGTGAGCCCCGGTGTCACGGAGTTGTGCAACGACGTCGATGACAACTGCGTTGGCGGCGTGGACGAGCCCTTCACCAGTGGCGCGACGCGGAAGGGCGCGACCTGTGGCGCCCCGTGTACCGGCGTCTACGTGTGCAACCTGGCGCAGTCCGCCACTACCTGTAACGCGCCCGCCGCGACGAACTACTACACCGATGCGGACGGTGATGGGGACGGTGCCATCACCGCCACCGCGCAGGTGGTCTGTCCCAGCCAGCCTGTTCCCCTCAATACGGCGCCCCGCAACACGGACTGCAATGACACGGACCGGCATAACAAGGGCAATGGCACCGAGGTCTGTGATCAGCGCGACAACGATTGCAACAGCACGGCAGACGACGGGACCGTCTGCATGGGGGCCGGCTGGCGGGAGCTGACGGACACGGCGGTCACCGGACGTGACTGGAACACGGTGGCGATCAACAAGGACAGCACCACTGGCTACCCGGTGTGGATTGCCGGTGCGGGAGGTGCGCTGGCGCGTCGTAGCAGCGCGAGCGGGACATTCACGAGCTTCGACGGGGCCTGCGGGACGACCGCCTGGAATGCCGCCTGGGTGCACAGCGATGGGAGCGTATTCCTGGCGGGCAGTGGAGGCCGGGTGGCCCAGCATGACGGCACGACCTGCACCCAGTCGCGCCCGCTGACGGACGCCAGCAACGCCACGGGCATCATCGGCTTCGAAGGGAGCGGTACGCTGCTCTACGTGGTGAATGAGAGTGGCCAACTGCACTCCTGGACGTCGGGCAGTGCGCCTGTGCTGGTGGATGACAACAGCACCATCTACAGGGACGTCCATGGCGTCGACGGCACGCGACTGCTCATCGGAGGTCAGGAGGACGTGGGGAATCGGTCGCCGAGGATCGAGACCTATACCGGGGGCGCGGATACGAGCAACATGACGGTGCCCGGGTCGCCTCAAACCAGCATCCGGAGTGTGTGGATGGTGTCGTCGGCGCTCGCGTATGCGGTGGGAGAAGGCAATAACGTGGTGGTCTGGCAGGGCGGAACAGGCTGGTCGGCCGTGACGCCTCCAGCGGTCGTTGCCTTCACCGGGGTCTGCGCGCCGGACCGCTCGTCGGTCTACGTCACGGATGCAGTGGGCGTCATCCGTCGATTCACGGGCCCCCCGAGCAACCAGTGGCTGACCCTGCACACGGCTTCGCCTGCGGGCGAGCTCCGGGACATCGCGCTGGTCACCCCGGCCAGCATCTGGGCCGTGGGGCCGGGTGGGCGCGTCATCCACTTCCCGGAGCTGCCCTGA